The Ranitomeya variabilis isolate aRanVar5 chromosome 7, aRanVar5.hap1, whole genome shotgun sequence DNA window tcacggaaaaaataaataggctttctatggcccactcagtgagagatggcacacacagggatggcactgtagcagaaatgccaatcttaatctcccacaaaaaaaaaacaaaaaaaaaaaaaaaactgtcctacaattactatctccctgcagtaatgtaagccaggtatggcaggcagcaataggagtggactgatgcacaaattaaataaaaagtgtggacaaacaaaaaagatagctgtgcagaaaggaaggaacaagaggatatgtgctttgaaaaaagcagttggtttccacagtggcgtacacacagcaatacagctatcacggagccttctagggcagcccaatgagctacagcgctgaggggaaaaaaaaaaaaaaatagcttccactgttcctgcacaccgaaggtggtgttggacagtggaaatcgctgcagcacaagcggtttggtggttagtggaccctgcctaacgctctccctgcttctgatgaagcggcagcaacctgtccctaagctcagatcagcagcagtaagatggcggtcggcgggaacgcccctttatagcccctgtgacgccgcagacagcaagccaatcactgcaatgcccttctctaagatggtggggaccaggatctatgtcatcacgctgcccacactctgcgttcaccttcattggctgagaaatggcgcttttcgcgtcattgaaacgcgactttggcgcgaaagtcgcgtaccgcatggccgacaagcacaggggtcggatcgggtttcatgagacgccgacttagccaaaagtcggcgacttttgaaaatgatcgacccgtttcgctcaaccctactcaggaccgtgcagctcagcagccaatcagtgcgcaGTAAGCCTGTACATATAAGAGGCGCCTCCAGCTCCGGCCTCACTGTTTTCCTTCCTATCAGGAGAAATTTTCATTTTGTTTCCGCAGCACATGATGGCAGAGACCGcgccagccgccgctccccctcccgcaGAGCCAGCcgccaaatccaagaagcagccgaagAAATCCGCCGCCAAGAAAAGCCATAAACCCTCCGGCCCCAGCGTCTCCGAGCTGATCGTGAAAGCCGTGTCCGCCTCCAAGGAGCGCAGCGGGGTGTCTCTGGCCGCCCTGAAGAAGGCTCTGTCTGCCGGAGGATACAATGTGGAGAAGAACAACAGCCGCCTGAAGCTGGCCGTCAAGTCTCTGGTCACCAAGGGCGCCCTCCTCCAGGTGAAGGGCAGCGGCGCCTCCGGGTCCTTCAAGCTGAACAAGAAGCAGGAGACTAAAGACAAAGTGGCCAAGAAGAAGTCAGCAGCTGCGGCCAAGCCCAAGAAACCCGCTGCTGCCAAGAAAGCCGCCAAATCTCCGAAGAAGCCCAAGAAGGCTCCGACCGCGGCCAAGAAGAGTCCGAAAAAGGCCAAGAAGCCCGCAGCAGCTGCCAAGAAAGCGgccaagagccccaagaagccgaaaGCCGCTCCCAAGCCCAAGAAGGCGACGaagagtccggctaagaaggcggccaaacccaaagctgccaagagtccggctaagaaggcTGCGAAAGCCAAGAAGCCAGCGGCTAAGAAATAAGCGGAGCTGCTCCTGTACTTATACCACAAAGGCTCTTATCAGAGCCACGAAATCCTCCccccagagctgtatgatcagtgccaccacctcctccccccaGAGCTGTAtggtcagtgccaccacctcctccccgcagagctgtatgatcagtgccaccacctcctccccgcagagctgtatgatcagtgccaccacctcctccccgcagagctgtatgatcagtgccaccacctcctccccgcagagctgtatgatcagtgccaccacctcctccccgcagagctatatgatcagagccaccacctcctccccgcagagctgtatgatcagtgccaccacctcctccccgcagagctgtatgatgagtgccaccacctcctccccgcagagctgtatgatcagtgcctacAGGTGACAATTCTGTGTTATTAATGGAGGGAAGGGGCCGATGTgcagcagagatcatgacacttgcaTCATCCTAATCAGTTATCACCACATGTAACCCTCATCTCAGTAATAGGGGTGTGAGGTTATTACTCCGATGTGAGAGTTGAAGCCTCAGTGACTGATTATAGAGGAGCCACTGTA harbors:
- the LOC143784849 gene encoding histone H1.01-like → MMAETAPAAAPPPAEPAAKSKKQPKKSAAKKSHKPSGPSVSELIVKAVSASKERSGVSLAALKKALSAGGYNVEKNNSRLKLAVKSLVTKGALLQVKGSGASGSFKLNKKQETKDKVAKKKSAAAAKPKKPAAAKKAAKSPKKPKKAPTAAKKSPKKAKKPAAAAKKAAKSPKKPKAAPKPKKATKSPAKKAAKPKAAKSPAKKAAKAKKPAAKK